AATAATGATGATGTCCCACGCTCGATGTCGAATAGCCCATGGGGCGAGAAAAAGTTCAGCGACTCCATGCAGGGCTGTTCCAATCGCAATGTGCTCGAGCACAAGCAATCCATGGGCCACCAAAAAAAGGGCGCTCGCCACGCATCGCATCAGCACTTGCCATGACCCGAGCAACAGTGATGACCAATCAATGATGCAGTAGCTTAAGCGTGATTGGTCTTTTAACTCAAGATCTGCTGTGGTCGTCGGTCGTTCGCTGTCGTTCTTGGTTGGTGCGGGTCAGTGCTTTTGAACACAACAATCGTTATTGAAGGATTGATGCATGTCAATTGAACTTGGAATTGTTTGTATTGGTGCAGCGATTGCGATCAGCATCTCATTTGCATTTGCTGCTTGGTTTGAACGATCGAAGAAAAAAGAATAAGTTGTTGATTGGCTGAAAATTGTTAATTTAGCGCCTTGGTTTTGTCATCATCCGTTTGATTGGGTCTCTTAGGGATGTCCCCCTGGAGGGATAAACCCACTCTGTTTGATTTTTTGCAGGTCCATGACTCCCTCGTCTATGCCCAATCACCGTCCGATGACGGTGTTCGTTCATTTGCTGTGATCGAGAATATCCAAAAAAAAAGCCAGCATTCCTGCTGGCCGAGTGATGGGGATATCCACAGCTTAGTAGTAGGAGCTAGTTCTCGCAAGGCTTTTCGACAAGAGCTGGCCGGTCGCTACGGCTCAGGTTTTCCACTGTCCTGTGGAGATTGATGGTGGTTATGGGGTTTGCCCTGTTGAGAAGTAAGTGGTGCTAGAGGTTTTTGAGGTTGCGAGGGGTCTCTTTTGCTTGGTGGTGTGTCTGCTGAGACGGTCCAGGATTTCGATTAGAGGAGTCGCTTCAATGTTGAGTTGATGCCTGATAGAACGAGTCGCGTTGCTTCATTCCCTTTCACCGATCGGAGTTGGCCTGTTTCACAGTCGCTGGCTTGGAAGGTGTTCTCCCTAGGGCCGACCGTGACCGCGCCTGTTGTTTCCTCTGAATGAGTAATCCAGCCAATCCACCAGTCTGTTGAGGGATCTTCGCTGCTTCGGCCATTTGGCTCGACCAGCACAAGATCACCTGGTTTCAAGGCTGGAACAACTAACGCACCAAACATTTCAACCTCGAGGGAAACGTGTTCCCGACCCCCTTGGTCTAGCTGCGTCTGCCTTTGTAGCAAGGAG
The DNA window shown above is from Synechococcus sp. CC9902 and carries:
- a CDS encoding DUF3104 domain-containing protein, which produces MKPGDLVLVEPNGRSSEDPSTDWWIGWITHSEETTGAVTVGPRENTFQASDCETGQLRSVKGNEATRLVLSGINSTLKRLL